The following nucleotide sequence is from Malania oleifera isolate guangnan ecotype guangnan chromosome 4, ASM2987363v1, whole genome shotgun sequence.
ACAACCGGCAAAATCTGAATCTGAATACCCGATTACTTCCAAAAAATCAGTGTGTCTATAAGTCGACATGTAATCCTTGGTTCCTTACAAATATCGCATCACTTTCTTTGCAGCTACCCAATGTTGGAATCCCGGGTTACTCTGGTAGTGACCCAACAATCCAACAGCAAAGCTTatgtcaggtctagtgcaaaCCTAAGCATACATTAAACTTCCTACAACAGATGCATAAAGAATGTCTTTCATCTGCTCCATTTCCAATGCATGTTGGGGTGACTGGTCTTTTTGAAGTTTATCCCCTTTGACTATGGGAGCTACTGAGGACTTGCAACAAACTGATCTTCGATtgccttcaaaaaatatttaacatgTTCATGCTCACCAATCGCATTTCTAATGCTCTTTCCCATACGGGACTTTATGAGCATTAGACTTAAACAATTGGTTTGCTCCCACCATGCATGCTTATCAAAGACTTCTTGTGCGTCGCCATCCTTAGGGGTAGGTGGTTTCACTTCTCTAAGTGCATAATCGAGATCCATGTACCCAAGAGTAAACATAAGGGAATCCTTCCAGTCAGAAAAATTATTATGTTCATGCATTGGAACATGTTGTGCACTATTAACTAAAGAAAAAACTCCAAAACCAAGAAATAACTTTAATGCTATAAAATAACATATtaaaactttatatagtaaacTCCACCTTCATATGGGTCAAGATCGCAAAACGCATGAATTTACTAGTAAgacaaataaatttaattaatatgacAAAGAGTTACCCATTATCCTATGGGCATTAGGGCAACCTCACCATATTGATAAATTTACTTTCTCATGCTAACTAAATTATAAAATCAACAACTTCCCTATAGGGCCAGATCATTGACTTTATAACTTAATTACAACTTTTAATATCAATAACCATATTGTGGCACAAACTTTTTAAATTGATTTTCTTTATTGAGATGCTATGACTACTCCCGAAATTTTAAATCAAGTCACATGACATTTATATTGACTTTCAAGATTGATTAGGAATTCTTGGGTGAAAAAATTTTAGGCCCAAAATAACTCTAAATCGAGTCAATATTACTAATCAAGCATAGGCTAAGAAGCATGACTCTGATAGCAAATGAAAGAATATCAAACAGAATAACATGTTAAAAACATGAGCAGCGGAAAAATTTGTACCTCTATCCATTGTGCTTGACTTGTAAATATACTACTAAGAGCTACTTCAATTTCTAGAAAAGCGAACTATAATTTTATGAAGTGTTTTCTAGTCTTTACCTTAGACTTGATGTGATAAATTGATGAAATACACAGACCCTTTTATAGGCAAGACTAAGGACCCTTCACATAAGTCTTATGACTTTTGAACTCCCTCATTAGTTCCATCCATCCAAGAACAAATATGAAGAGCTTGTAACTTTATCACTAATAAGACTATTAATTCATGCGTTCATTAAATGAATAACCACCAAGTACACTTAATGTGATTATTGGAACCATAAAATAAAGGTAAAATGTGAATCACTTTAAGGAAATATTTATAAaacaatataaatatttcttaCAAGTTAAGCATGTAATAATATGCAAAATGTAACAGGAAGTTGATCGGAGCAAGATACTACAATAAAGGGTATCAAGCAGCAGCGGCAAAACTTGGTTTGAAGGTAGAGGAGAAGGACTCGCCTCGCGACAATGATGGCCATGGCACCCACACCTTGTCCACAGCTGGGGGCAATTGCGAAAAAAACGCGAGCGTCTTTGGGTTTGGCTATGGGACAGCTATAGGCGGATCTCCCAAAGCTCGCCTCGTAGCATATAAGGTGTGTTGGTCCATGCCGCAGGTTGGGGTTGTGTGCTTTGATTCTGACATACTCGCAGCTTTTGATGCTGCCATCGATGACGGGGTCGACGTCCTCTCTGTCTCGATAGGAGCCAAGGTTGTAAGGAATATCTTTGAAGATGGCATGGCCATCGGAGCCTTCTGTGCCACCATCAATGGTATTGTGGTGGTTGTATCTGCTGGAAATAATGGACCTGCACCTGCAACTGTCTCTAATATAGCACCTTGGATGATCACTGTTGCAGCCAGCACCATGGATCGTCGCTTCCTTGCTCTTGTTAGACTTGCTAACAATATTGTTGTCGAGGTACATTGTTTTCAACTTTagattattttaatataaatgaaataatttgttaataataataattatatcttatatttatttcaaaattttctcattAATGTCCAACAATGGACGCACATAAACTAcgtatatattatatattctttatttttaggtaCAAGTTAACTTTTTATTTTAATGATTCCCTTTGAATTTGTCATTGTTGCTCCAGCATCAAGTATCCACGAAAATTCTTGGAAACTTTCTTACCATTaagcttattttttaaaaaaaaaatatgaccatGATGTAGATTCTAGTAGTCATTATATACAAATAAGAGTAGCtatactttcttttttttttcatttttcaggtTGAAATGCTTTTGTCATTTTTAAAGTGTATCTTTTTTGCTTTTGGTTAGGGAATGACACATGATTTATTTGtctttttctatatatttttattccTTCTAATATCATCGATGTGCACTATGTGCATTATACTCATTTTGTGCCTTTTTGCAAGAATCCGTTTGTATATAATAATCTCTCGAGTATTATGCATATGTTCTCTTCAAGGGAGAGAGTCTTTCGGATAAATCCTTACCAAACAAGAAGTTCTATATCCTGCTTAATGCTGCTAATGCCAACCTTGCAAATGCATCAAGTAATGACTCGTAAGTACCAAATACATCAAGTTGCTGACTTCTTGTTTATAAATCAGCTCCTAACTATTAATTTGCAATTAGACATGAAAACATGATCacattttccttaaaaaaaattacGTCAATTTTAGCAATGCTTTCTTTGTCGTGAATTTTCATTTTCCTCTAAAAATATGCAAGTGTCACTAAATATTGTCACATTtttagtaatactaataatgatttcttatttttcttttgaatcaCACAGAAGATTATGCAAAGAAGGAACACTAGATTCTACGAAGGTGAGTGGAACGATTTTATTGTGCTTTAGAGGTCAAAATTCAAGAGTAGAAAAAGGTAGTGTAGCAGCTTTGGCTAGCGCTGTAGGGATGGTTCTTGCTGAAGACGTTGAGTCGGGGTACGTAGTAGCGGATCCACATGTCCTTCCTGCAGTACATGTTGACTTTAATGCTGGTCAAACTATACTCAAGTACATCAATTCAACTATGTAAGATAACTATTTCGTTCCccatttttattgtttaaatttccCTTTCGAGTAGTTTACTTTTTGTTTGTCTATTCTAGTAATTCAATTAAATTCATTTTTTGAACAAGTTAAAAGGTAAACACTAAAGAAACAGTGATAAGTAAttacaaattaattattttttggcACAATTTTGGATTAATCCCAAATTAGTTATATGTATTTATGACTTAGATATAAGCTGGTTAGATTTACAATATGTGATATTTTATCGTAAGCTTTCAAatcctaaaaaagaaaaaaaaattaaaaataggaaTCAAAACATAATACAAATTTCACATGTGAGTTTgtccacattgaaaaaattgaatgaATTGtgtgtgcttatatacatggtcaGACGCAGAATCCAATAAGTTTAAACTTTTgaatcaagttggtgttcacccatgtatatcaagtccACTTATGGACTctccatattaacaataaattaaGCACCAtatcaagaaatatgaatttggaATAAGAATTTAATATATGaattgtttgtgtgtgtgtgtgtgtgtgtgtgtgtataaataatAATCTCACACAATTTTTAACAGGCGGCCTATGGCTTCCATTTCACATGCGACGACACAATTAAACGTAAGGCCAGCACCAGTCATGGCAGCATTTTCATCTAGAGGACCGAGTATGAACCTGCCAGAGATTCTTAAGGTTTTCACTTAAGCAAAAATtcgattttcctttccattttaaTTTCCAGTTAACTGCTTTAAAAAAATGTTTGTTTGCTCATATTAGCCTGACGTCACCGCACCAGGAGTGGGCATCTTGGCCGCTTTCACCGGGGGAAACTCGCCGACGGATATGAAATTTGATGAGCGTCGAGTTCCTTTCAACATACTTAGTGGAACTTCTGTATCATGCCCTCATGTCTCTGGCGCTGTTGGGCTACTTAAAACCCTTTACCCTGGTTGGACTCCCGCAGCAATTAGATCGGCAATCATGACAACTGGTAAAACGATTCTACTTCTTCGTTAATTATTTTGGGGTCATGTGGCTCCACCCATTACAATTTCAAATACTTTAAAGAGTTGAAGAGGAAAATTCTTGGCCTCGTGATTTTAGGGTTAAACTTCATAGTCAATCACTACAAAAGATTTTGATGCATAATTATATAAGTTATGATTTCATGTCTTAGATTGTTGATtacaaatatgaattttcaagtccgagtttattttttttttttttttaaatattacaaatattcTTAGCATCCCATGAATCTATCTTAGGATGATAAGTTGAATACATTttgtgtggttttttttttttttttcctttcttaaatataatatatggaaaacAAATGCTACGTGTGTTTGAATAGTTGAAATTCAttttaatgacatttttttttttggcatttgtaGCAATTGCATGGGATAACACTTTCAAGCCAATTGCTGATGCATTTAATTTAACAGCAACGCCATTTAGTTATGGAGCTGGACATTTAAACCCAGTAGGTGCTATGGATCCAGGGTTGGTTTATGATGTTACTAcaaatgattatttgaatttATTGTGTGCCCACGGTGTCAGCCAATTTTTAGCACAATTTCTCCCAAGGGGGGCCCCCTTCACATGTCCCAAATCATTTAATCTATTAGACTTCAACTATCCTTCTATTACTATACCTAAACTTAATGGCTCAATTACGATCACTCGAATTGTCAAAAATGTTGGTTCTCCTAGTGTTTACATGGCATTTGTTCGAAATCCTAGTGGAATTTCTGTTAAAGTGACACCTTTACTTTTGGATTTCAAGAAGATTGGTGAGGCACAGGCCTTCAAGCTTACATTGAAAGTTATAACTGTCAATGCCACGGGAGAATACAAATTTGGAACTTTAGTGTGGACTGATAACAAGCACGTTGTAAAGAGTTCTATTGTAGTAAAGACAGGATAAATCAATATAAGACCCACTCAGTTCCTCTTATTTAACTTCTATTACTACGTACTAGATCAAAGCTTTGTTATCTATAACTTTCAGTGTGAGAGCGGCTTGTATCATGATGATTTTAAATGATATAATAACACATTTTTAGTTAACCAATttcttttcaggaaaaaaaatattttctagattgTTGGTTATCAGATGTATTTATTTTGGTACTTTATGTCACAACGTCCCGGGAGAGGAGGTGCCCTGATCGGATGAGAAATGACCATCCGATCGTCCGCCTCAAGTTGACTGCACAGGCACCTCcactcctctctctttctctccttggGAGGTTGTGCCTCTCCCTTTGTGTGGTCGTGCCTCCTCTATTAGGCAATCGTGCTTCTCAATCGGTTCCTCCAGCGGTTGTGTGTGTGTTCCCCCTTCCTCTCTTCGTTGTGTGTTTTGTAAGTGTTTGCATGCCCTTTCATAGGCTTGGGGTTTTAAAATTCATTCCTTAATCCGCAGATTTTCTAATTAAtacagattttcaatttggataTTTTGGCATATTCCCTTTTGCATTGGATATTCTAGCATATTCACTTTTGCATTTTATTCCCCTGTATCTATATTCCTGTATAAAATACTAAGAATTGATTGTCTCGTGGGACCCGATTGCAAAAAGTGAGGAATTTAATTCCTGGAAACAAAAGTACCCAATTTTAAAATAATCGGggctcaattttaaaatatttgggattcaattttaaaataaaagtcaggaactcaatttaaaaataacaagaactcaatttaaaataatcaggactcaatttaaaataatcgagattcaatttaaaaatatccaaaattcaatttaaaaataatcgggactcaatttgaaaataaaatagactcaatttaaaataactgggactcaatttaaaatgaaagggactaaattttaaaataaccgggactaaattttaaaataaccgGGACCCAATTTAAAACTaatcgggactcaatttaaaataaccGAGAAAAaaagggactcaattttaaaaggGACACAATTAGATTTTTCAGAAAGGATCCTCAAATTTCCGGAATACCAAGTCGACCCATTCTTACGTAAAATTAACATGTTATTACGAAGGGTCCTCTCATCGAGAAAGAGAGAGatctagttaaaattggggtgacTACACTTTGGATGCAAAATAACAAAAGACAAACTACCTAAgaattaagataccaaaaattgTCTTCCACAAGTGGAGACTTCTAATTTGTTTGTCACTAAGTGTAGGATGTATTAACTGAATGGGTAAGCATAGTCATAAGCATTCATTCCTCACTATGCTTTGAACTAGCACCCACAAGTGCCTTACATATTGAATATTGCTTTAGGAAATGTAGAGTGTTCCACATCTTATTAGTTATCAAACCAATTATCAAATCAAGTCGTATAATTTAACAAATCTAAAACGCTTGTAAATTAATTCAACCAAACAAAGGCTATAGAATTACCTTGTTAGGTTTCATAAATAAAAAACCTCCTAAAGTTACATTAGTGATGCTTTCTATCCTTCAAGCTTCACCAACTAAGAGAGAAGATAGTGCTCAACAATGGCCTCAATACTATATAACTATTAGATTatatcaaaatcgtcactaataatcacaaaatcgtcactaatagtattagtgatggtttttcaagtattagtgacggttttaaatagTTGTCATAACTGTTGATACTAATAATtgttaaattcgtcactactaatagattattagtgacggattataaccgtcactaaaacacttataccgtcactataaattttacatcgaCTCCGCtcaaaatcattactaatagtagactagtagtgacgaatttcaaaacatCACTAATACCAGAGTAATAGTGACAAATatataattcgtcactactaatatgctattagtgacggctttgaacttcatcactaatagttcaatattagtgacgatttcgaAATTCGTTACTActattctattattagtgacgattttaaaattcgtcactactacccTGACAGtggtgacgattttgaaattcatcaccaATACTTAAAAATGGCATTTCTTAGtcacggttttgaaaccatcaccaataatttaaaattattattattattatttaatcattaattcttataaaaatctgtaattacattttcgcatgcATAACATCAaaccataattacaaaaaaaattcataaattattgaaaattttaattcaaattccaaattcaaatacaaatacattattgAAACTCAATTAGAATACAAAAAATCCATatgttcatataacaaaaaaaattcaaaattcaaattcaaattcaaatacgaatacattattcaaattcaaattaaaataaagaaattctatctgttcagataaaaaaatatttaaaaaaataatcaaaagctgcATTTGACTATGATGAATGGCATCGTGCTAATGttgtgacagccgcaaaccctaaaaattaagaattataaaaaatattagtatacaatttttgaacatatatgtatacgtattataagtatcaatgatttgattaGCAAAATAATTGGACATTtgaacatagttaaaaaaaagatacaattttaaatagctaagttttatcactttagaaaaattttggtagcatttcaTCTGTAAATAgtacattttccatagagatattgtagagacccgaataattaaataataggaggagagaaaatgaaatcaaatttgAAATGTAataggggtctcgtcgacgaacaaagcacgttcatcgacgagcacgcttgaggggatcgtcgatggggacacgtgtcttgtcgacgagaagataccgaaaggctATTTtctactctgaattttgtcgacgaggaataggCATTTTGCGACAAACTTCCTTCattgcctcgtcgacaaagtgacacggctcgtcgacgagggcaaggGTATAACtagccctaaactcgaattttAGCGAAGAATTTTTCAGacaagcctctctctctctctctctctctctctctctctctctctctctctctctctctctctctctctctctctctctctctctcttgttcgtcccctcccccttctttctaagattttgGCCCAGTCTCTTTCCAATTCAACGATCTGAGGccgccacgacactcttgggaaagttctcttcaagtcagctggagtggatcgttgatggggttaacttggactccatcccaaattcaaggtaagactttttatttagcaTTTGGATTTcctacagttatagaaaatgtagtactcgaagaaatactgaagttttgttcaggaaGATATTATTTTCAGAGTATTGAacggagaaccctgtgggtgtaggactagtcatattaggggctttccagtaatcaggtaagggagtaaactaaagtagtaatttttca
It contains:
- the LOC131153733 gene encoding subtilisin-like protease SBT5.3, whose translation is MDGESSLCELAGTVDDNGDMSRGLDSFDNPNEGLNFETCMLDEFSSNIVKVICHVHERPFITNNYHCRGVPGAVVGGRLPRLELLCARIAVGGFGHWGADAGGGVAAGGSCARVWDWRRLCRNRRLRLLWLGKGSPEMLVGVAAAVCGEQMAMVTTVLEEAERHAGRPGASAVVACRVLETDGEGGVVCGFLLLPARDGCCGGTASDDDGESEGAMPAGRLGYVVYMRGHSHRKESPLFDKNQITESHYRFLGSLLGSEVRAEDAIFYSYSRHINGFAALLEEEEATKIANHPKVVSVFPDSARKLHTTRSWSFMGLNNDNNLGPSRNFWKKARYGEDTIIGNLDTGVWPESKSFSEDGIGPVPSRWKGDCQNENDPTFQCNRKLIGARYYNKGYQAAAAKLGLKVEEKDSPRDNDGHGTHTLSTAGGNCEKNASVFGFGYGTAIGGSPKARLVAYKVCWSMPQVGVVCFDSDILAAFDAAIDDGVDVLSVSIGAKVVRNIFEDGMAIGAFCATINGIVVVVSAGNNGPAPATVSNIAPWMITVAASTMDRRFLALVRLANNIVVEGESLSDKSLPNKKFYILLNAANANLANASSNDSRLCKEGTLDSTKVSGTILLCFRGQNSRVEKGSVAALASAVGMVLAEDVESGYVVADPHVLPAVHVDFNAGQTILKYINSTMRPMASISHATTQLNVRPAPVMAAFSSRGPSMNLPEILKPDVTAPGVGILAAFTGGNSPTDMKFDERRVPFNILSGTSVSCPHVSGAVGLLKTLYPGWTPAAIRSAIMTTAIAWDNTFKPIADAFNLTATPFSYGAGHLNPVGAMDPGLVYDVTTNDYLNLLCAHGVSQFLAQFLPRGAPFTCPKSFNLLDFNYPSITIPKLNGSITITRIVKNVGSPSVYMAFVRNPSGISVKVTPLLLDFKKIGEAQAFKLTLKVITVNATGEYKFGTLVWTDNKHVVKSSIVVKTG